One Chryseobacterium indoltheticum DNA segment encodes these proteins:
- a CDS encoding ISAon1 family transposase: MYGVDGRKFQRQYKQSISNFKNWKQKSHAEDWILYPENLSHHLSLDEVALSDGELYTVLTSKKARGRKGSIVAIIKGTNSDTVIEYLLKINKKLRLNVKGITLDMAGSMKLIAKRCFPNATQIIDRFHVQKLAIEALQELRISHRWEAIEQENNLLMEAKEKKNNPGIETFENGDTRKQLLARSRYLLYKTREKWTASQNQRAEILFSQYPDLEKAYNLSDGLRKIYNQNIQKSVAMLKLAHWFKEVEESRFKAFSVLRKTIMNHYNEILNYFERRSTNASAESFNAKIKNFRLQLRGVRDKAFFLFRLSKLFA; this comes from the coding sequence ATGTATGGCGTGGATGGCAGGAAATTTCAAAGGCAATACAAGCAAAGCATCAGCAATTTTAAAAACTGGAAACAAAAATCACACGCCGAGGATTGGATTCTCTATCCCGAAAACCTCTCACACCACCTATCTCTCGATGAAGTTGCTCTTTCTGATGGCGAATTGTACACTGTTCTGACCTCCAAAAAAGCAAGGGGCAGAAAAGGCAGTATTGTCGCCATTATCAAAGGAACCAACAGTGATACCGTAATAGAATATCTCTTAAAAATCAACAAAAAACTAAGGTTAAATGTAAAAGGAATTACTTTGGATATGGCAGGTTCTATGAAGCTCATCGCCAAAAGATGTTTTCCCAATGCCACACAAATTATCGACCGATTCCATGTCCAGAAATTAGCCATAGAAGCGTTGCAGGAATTAAGGATAAGCCACCGTTGGGAAGCTATTGAGCAAGAAAACAACCTGCTCATGGAAGCAAAAGAAAAGAAAAACAACCCCGGGATTGAAACTTTTGAAAATGGCGATACCCGAAAGCAACTTTTGGCAAGAAGCAGGTATTTACTCTACAAAACCAGAGAAAAATGGACTGCATCGCAAAATCAGCGAGCTGAAATCTTATTCTCGCAATATCCTGATTTAGAAAAAGCGTACAATTTATCTGATGGCTTGAGGAAAATTTACAACCAAAACATTCAAAAATCCGTTGCAATGTTGAAACTGGCACATTGGTTCAAAGAGGTGGAAGAATCAAGATTTAAAGCTTTCTCGGTGCTCAGAAAAACCATAATGAATCATTACAATGAGATTCTCAATTATTTTGAAAGAAGAAGCACGAATGCTTCCGCCGAGTCTTTCAATGCGAAAATAAAAAACTTCAGATTGCAATTAAGAGGTGTGCGGGATAAAGCATTTTTTCTGTTCAGGTTGTCTAAACTTTTTGCATAG
- a CDS encoding ion transporter, giving the protein MEREHNLVPGDKLWKRFLYRVIYRADTKLGKFFDIALLSLILVSTFIIMMESVPKLDKKFHVYFIISEWVISVFFTVEYWARIAVLKNKKHYIFSFFGIIDFLSLVPFYLSFFFPVTKYFLIFRMLRMLRVFRVFNLLDFMNDGSVIVRALRNSSRKIYIFLLFLIIFSVIVGSLMFMVEGGRPGFETIPQSIYWAVVTVTTVGYGDVSPITPMGKFFAVILMLAGYSIIAVPTGIVTAEMRNKRQNLELICERCGNEDIDDDARYCKQCGKKLA; this is encoded by the coding sequence ATGGAAAGAGAGCATAATCTTGTTCCCGGAGATAAACTTTGGAAAAGGTTTTTGTACCGTGTCATTTACCGAGCAGATACAAAACTCGGGAAGTTTTTTGATATTGCACTTTTATCTCTTATTTTGGTAAGCACTTTCATTATCATGATGGAAAGTGTGCCTAAGCTTGATAAAAAATTCCATGTCTATTTCATTATTTCCGAATGGGTGATTTCTGTATTTTTCACTGTAGAATATTGGGCTAGAATTGCTGTTTTGAAAAATAAAAAGCATTATATCTTCAGCTTTTTTGGTATTATTGATTTTCTTTCGCTGGTTCCTTTTTATCTGAGTTTCTTTTTTCCTGTCACCAAATATTTCCTGATTTTCAGAATGCTCAGAATGCTGCGTGTCTTCAGGGTTTTCAATCTGTTGGATTTTATGAATGACGGTTCTGTGATTGTACGTGCTTTAAGGAACAGTTCACGAAAGATCTACATTTTTCTGTTATTTTTAATTATTTTCTCGGTCATCGTTGGCTCGTTGATGTTTATGGTAGAAGGCGGAAGACCTGGTTTTGAAACGATACCTCAATCTATTTATTGGGCCGTGGTAACGGTAACAACAGTGGGATACGGCGATGTTTCACCAATTACTCCGATGGGTAAATTTTTTGCAGTTATTTTAATGCTTGCGGGTTATTCGATTATTGCTGTTCCTACAGGAATCGTAACGGCAGAAATGAGGAACAAGAGACAGAATCTTGAGCTGATCTGTGAACGGTGCGGAAATGAAGATATTGACGATGATGCAAGGTATTGTAAACAGTGTGGCAAGAAATTGGCTTAA
- a CDS encoding Nif3-like dinuclear metal center hexameric protein — MTIKEVISIIEKQIAMPQAEDFDNVGLLCGLPSRNVSGVLVCHDALENVVDEAIARNCNLVVCFHPIIFSGLKSLTGKNYVERAVLKAIENKVAIYAIHTAFDNDYFGVNAGICNALSLKNLKILQPKKNNLKQLDVYVPNDYSEQLKEALFSAGAGNIGFYDECSFKIEGNGTFRPIEGSNPFSGQQNVRENADENMISVIFEAYKQSSIIAAMKEVHPYEEVAHQIYSLDNENQYSGLGMYGEFDQEMDEKGFLSFIKDKFNVEVIKHSDFTDKKIKRVGVLGGSGASGIKAALANKCDAYITGDLKYHDYFLAESKILLCDVGHYESEQWVAQQLFEILSQKISTFAILKSSEKTNPVNYFL; from the coding sequence ATGACAATAAAAGAAGTAATTTCTATTATAGAAAAGCAAATTGCGATGCCTCAGGCAGAAGATTTTGATAATGTGGGGCTTTTGTGCGGTCTTCCGAGCCGTAATGTAAGTGGTGTTCTAGTTTGTCACGATGCTTTAGAAAATGTGGTTGATGAAGCTATTGCCAGGAACTGTAATCTTGTGGTGTGTTTTCATCCCATTATTTTTTCGGGTTTAAAATCTCTTACGGGTAAAAATTACGTTGAAAGAGCTGTTTTAAAGGCGATTGAAAACAAAGTTGCCATTTACGCTATTCATACGGCTTTTGATAATGATTATTTTGGAGTAAATGCCGGAATTTGTAATGCTTTAAGTTTGAAAAATTTAAAAATCCTTCAGCCTAAAAAAAATAATTTAAAGCAACTAGATGTTTATGTTCCGAATGATTATTCTGAACAATTAAAAGAAGCTCTTTTTTCTGCTGGAGCAGGAAATATCGGTTTTTATGACGAATGTAGCTTCAAAATTGAAGGAAACGGAACCTTTAGACCAATCGAAGGTTCAAACCCTTTTTCCGGACAGCAGAATGTGAGAGAAAATGCAGATGAAAATATGATATCTGTAATTTTTGAAGCATATAAGCAAAGCAGCATCATTGCGGCAATGAAGGAAGTACATCCTTATGAAGAAGTAGCGCATCAGATTTATTCTTTAGACAATGAAAACCAGTATTCAGGATTAGGAATGTATGGTGAATTTGATCAGGAAATGGATGAAAAAGGTTTTCTGAGCTTTATTAAAGATAAATTTAATGTTGAGGTTATCAAACATTCAGATTTTACAGATAAAAAAATCAAAAGAGTAGGGGTTTTGGGAGGTTCCGGAGCAAGCGGAATAAAGGCTGCACTTGCCAATAAATGTGATGCCTATATTACAGGCGATCTCAAATATCATGATTATTTTCTGGCAGAATCTAAAATATTACTTTGTGATGTAGGACATTATGAATCAGAACAATGGGTTGCCCAACAATTATTTGAAATTTTATCACAAAAAATTAGTACATTTGCAATCTTAAAATCTAGTGAAAAAACAAACCCAGTAAATTATTTCCTTTAG
- a CDS encoding zinc ribbon domain-containing protein has product MANLTDISVEEKLRALYDLQIIDSRLDEIRNTRGELPIEVEDLEIEIEGLETRAEKFHADIKEQNDQINTKNEVINHAKALIEKYKSQQDNVRNNKEFEALGKEMEYQELEIQLSEKRIKEFGAKIGHKEETLNELITKINDLKNHLKFKKEELEGLVSETQKEEEYLLEKSKEFAAKIDERLLASYHRIRSSSSTGLAVVGLERGAPKGSFFTIPPQKQMEIAQRKKIIIDEHSGKILVDDELVMEETEKMKSVIKF; this is encoded by the coding sequence ATGGCAAATTTAACAGATATTTCAGTTGAAGAAAAATTAAGAGCTTTATATGATTTACAGATCATAGATTCAAGATTAGACGAGATCCGTAACACAAGAGGAGAATTGCCAATCGAAGTTGAAGATCTTGAAATCGAAATTGAGGGTCTTGAGACAAGAGCCGAAAAATTTCATGCAGATATTAAAGAGCAGAATGATCAGATCAATACCAAAAATGAGGTGATCAACCATGCAAAAGCACTTATTGAAAAATACAAGTCTCAGCAGGATAATGTAAGAAACAATAAGGAGTTTGAAGCTTTAGGAAAGGAGATGGAATATCAGGAACTTGAAATTCAGCTTTCTGAAAAAAGAATCAAAGAATTTGGCGCTAAAATCGGTCATAAAGAAGAAACTTTAAACGAATTGATTACAAAAATCAACGATCTGAAGAATCACCTTAAATTCAAAAAAGAAGAGTTGGAAGGTCTTGTATCTGAAACTCAGAAAGAAGAAGAATATCTTCTTGAAAAGTCTAAAGAATTTGCTGCTAAAATCGACGAAAGATTGTTGGCTTCTTACCACAGAATCAGATCGAGCTCTTCTACAGGTTTAGCAGTTGTAGGTTTAGAAAGAGGTGCTCCGAAAGGATCATTCTTTACAATTCCTCCTCAGAAGCAAATGGAAATTGCTCAGAGAAAGAAAATCATTATTGATGAGCATTCAGGAAAAATTCTTGTAGATGACGAATTGGTAATGGAAGAAACTGAAAAAATGAAATCAGTAATTAAATTCTAA
- a CDS encoding AMP-dependent synthetase/ligase, producing MSIKRLFDIPHYALDHLPKSDMFVTKYHGEWKKTSTQEFINQGNKISRGLLKLGIKPGDKIALITTNSRTEWAVMDLGLSQIGVVSVPVYPSISPEDYEFIFNNAEIKYCFVSDKDLLAKVMKIKHNVASLQGVFTFDNVSGAANWKEILDLGEDDSTQIEVEDLSKAINTQDLATLIYTSGTTGKPKGVMLTHENIVSNVLGSLPRIPKKKSLDYKDTRVLSFLPICHIFERMLFYLFQYNGFSIYFAESIEKMGENVKEVKPHYMSVVPRLVEKVYDKIYNTGSNAGGLKQKIFFWALQLIQKKKEVSKPSGLKEIIADKLVFKKWREGLGGEIITLVSGSAALSTRLNLMFQNAGIPILEGYGLTETSPVISVNSFGKMKVGTVGHPLDNLTVKIQEDGEITVKGPSVFKSYFKNDEQTKETFTEDGFFKTGDIGHIDSEGFLQITDRKKEMFKTSGGKYIAPQTIENLAKASKFIEQIMVVGDGEKMPTALVQPDFEFAKNWAMRNNLNIGTTPQEIAKSAELKSRIEKEIDDINEHLGNWEKIKKIELTPEVWGIEAGLLTPTLKLKRKAIKEKFIDLYNKMYEHHE from the coding sequence ATGTCAATCAAAAGATTATTCGATATACCTCACTACGCTCTAGACCATCTTCCTAAAAGCGATATGTTTGTCACCAAATACCATGGTGAATGGAAAAAAACATCTACGCAGGAATTTATAAATCAGGGAAATAAGATTTCGCGAGGTCTTTTGAAACTTGGTATTAAACCTGGTGATAAAATCGCATTAATCACTACCAACTCCCGTACAGAATGGGCAGTAATGGATCTTGGTCTCTCGCAGATCGGTGTAGTTTCTGTACCGGTTTATCCCAGTATTTCACCGGAAGACTATGAATTTATCTTTAATAATGCCGAAATCAAATACTGTTTTGTATCTGACAAAGACTTGCTTGCCAAAGTAATGAAGATCAAACATAATGTAGCAAGCCTGCAAGGGGTTTTTACCTTTGATAATGTGAGCGGAGCTGCCAACTGGAAAGAAATTTTAGATTTGGGTGAAGATGATTCTACACAAATTGAAGTGGAAGACCTTTCCAAAGCAATCAATACACAAGATCTTGCTACTTTAATCTATACTTCCGGAACAACAGGAAAACCAAAAGGGGTAATGTTGACGCATGAAAATATTGTCTCAAACGTTTTAGGATCACTTCCGAGAATTCCAAAAAAGAAAAGTCTTGATTATAAAGACACCAGAGTTTTAAGCTTTTTACCGATCTGCCATATTTTTGAGAGAATGCTGTTTTATCTTTTTCAATACAATGGTTTTTCGATCTATTTTGCCGAAAGCATCGAAAAAATGGGCGAAAATGTAAAAGAAGTAAAGCCTCATTACATGAGCGTAGTGCCTCGTTTGGTAGAAAAGGTGTATGATAAAATTTATAATACCGGATCTAATGCTGGCGGGCTAAAACAAAAAATATTCTTCTGGGCTTTACAATTAATCCAAAAAAAGAAAGAAGTATCAAAACCTTCAGGATTGAAGGAAATTATTGCCGACAAACTGGTTTTCAAAAAATGGAGAGAAGGTTTGGGAGGCGAGATTATCACTTTAGTTTCAGGATCGGCAGCTTTATCTACCCGATTGAATTTAATGTTCCAAAACGCAGGAATTCCTATTCTGGAAGGTTACGGGCTAACTGAAACTTCGCCGGTTATTTCGGTAAACTCGTTCGGAAAAATGAAAGTAGGAACTGTTGGACATCCTTTGGATAATTTAACGGTAAAAATTCAGGAAGACGGAGAAATTACCGTAAAAGGACCTTCTGTTTTTAAAAGCTATTTTAAAAATGATGAACAGACCAAAGAAACGTTTACCGAAGACGGATTTTTCAAAACCGGAGACATCGGTCACATCGACAGTGAAGGTTTCTTACAGATAACCGATCGTAAAAAGGAAATGTTTAAAACTTCCGGGGGGAAATATATCGCTCCACAAACGATTGAAAATTTAGCTAAAGCTTCGAAATTTATTGAGCAGATTATGGTGGTTGGCGACGGTGAAAAGATGCCAACCGCATTGGTACAACCCGATTTTGAATTTGCTAAAAACTGGGCAATGAGAAATAATTTAAACATCGGTACCACTCCGCAAGAGATTGCTAAAAGCGCTGAATTAAAATCCAGAATAGAAAAAGAGATTGATGACATCAACGAACATTTAGGAAACTGGGAAAAAATCAAGAAAATTGAGCTTACGCCAGAAGTCTGGGGAATTGAAGCAGGGCTTTTAACGCCTACTTTAAAGCTTAAACGTAAAGCAATTAAAGAAAAGTTTATTGATCTTTATAATAAGATGTATGAGCATCATGAATAA
- a CDS encoding acyl-CoA dehydrogenase, translated as MDFNLSEEQLMIQQAARDFAQNELLPEVIERDREQKFPTEQVKKMGEMGLLGMMVDPQYGGAGMDSVSYVLAMEEIAKIDASAAVVMSVNNSLVCAGLEKFASEEQKVKYLTPLASGQVIGAFALSEPEAGSDATSQKTTAEDKGDYYLLNGIKNWITNGGTASYYIVIAQTDPEKKHKGINAFIVERGWEGFEIGTKEDKLGIRGSDTHSLIFNNVKIPKENRIGEDGFGFNFAMAVLNGGRIGIASQALGIASGAYELALKYAKTRKAFKTEIINHQAIAFKLADMATQISAARMLCFKAACEKDAGKDISESGAMAKLYASQVAMDTTIEAVQIHGGYGYVKEYHVERMMRDAKITQIYEGTSEIQKIVISRSIAK; from the coding sequence ATGGACTTTAATTTATCGGAAGAGCAGCTGATGATTCAGCAGGCAGCAAGAGATTTTGCACAGAACGAACTATTACCTGAAGTGATTGAAAGAGACCGTGAGCAGAAATTTCCAACCGAACAAGTGAAGAAAATGGGCGAAATGGGTCTTTTAGGTATGATGGTAGACCCACAATACGGCGGCGCAGGAATGGATAGTGTTTCTTACGTTTTGGCAATGGAAGAAATTGCAAAAATTGATGCTTCTGCAGCTGTGGTAATGTCTGTAAACAATTCTTTGGTGTGTGCCGGTCTTGAAAAATTTGCTTCTGAAGAGCAAAAAGTAAAATATCTTACCCCTTTGGCGAGCGGGCAGGTAATCGGAGCTTTTGCTTTATCTGAGCCTGAAGCAGGTTCTGATGCAACTTCTCAGAAAACCACTGCTGAGGATAAAGGTGATTACTATCTTTTGAACGGAATCAAGAACTGGATCACAAATGGGGGTACTGCATCTTACTATATTGTAATTGCACAAACCGATCCTGAGAAAAAACATAAAGGAATCAACGCATTTATCGTTGAGAGAGGTTGGGAAGGTTTCGAGATCGGAACTAAAGAAGACAAATTGGGTATTAGAGGAAGTGATACACATTCTTTGATTTTCAACAACGTGAAAATACCAAAAGAAAACAGAATCGGTGAAGACGGTTTCGGATTCAATTTTGCAATGGCTGTTTTGAATGGTGGTAGAATTGGTATTGCTTCACAGGCTTTAGGTATCGCTTCAGGAGCTTACGAACTGGCTTTAAAATATGCTAAGACAAGAAAAGCTTTCAAAACTGAAATTATCAATCATCAGGCAATTGCTTTCAAATTGGCAGATATGGCAACTCAGATTTCGGCTGCAAGAATGCTTTGCTTTAAGGCTGCTTGTGAGAAAGATGCCGGAAAAGATATTTCTGAAAGTGGAGCAATGGCAAAATTATATGCTTCTCAGGTTGCGATGGATACAACGATCGAGGCTGTACAAATTCACGGTGGATACGGATATGTAAAAGAATATCACGTAGAAAGAATGATGCGTGATGCAAAAATCACTCAGATCTACGAAGGAACTTCTGAAATCCAAAAAATTGTGATTTCTAGAAGTATCGCAAAATAA
- a CDS encoding IS982 family transposase, producing the protein MILKDQITNIFVQVDDFCKEFDSQIKQMKFQALGDQKKRRNRRSMMSDSEIITIMIGFHLGAHKTFKHYYQEIVCGYWKNLFPKALSYNRFIELQQRSFVVFALFLKEKCLGKCTGISFMDSTTLKVCRNQRIHNHKVFKGLAERGKSSMGWFYGFKLHLVCNEKGELLSFYLTKGNVDDRNPKHIKKMTEQLFGKLFADKGYLSKALWEMLFADGIQLFTKLRKNMKNHIMKMEDKILLRKRAIIETINDELKNHCQVEHTRHRSVNNFMMNILGSLSAYCFFPKKPSLNLKKVNDGQLFLSFL; encoded by the coding sequence ATGATTCTGAAAGACCAAATTACAAATATTTTTGTACAAGTTGACGATTTTTGTAAAGAATTTGATTCCCAAATCAAACAAATGAAGTTTCAGGCGCTGGGAGATCAAAAGAAGAGAAGAAACAGAAGATCTATGATGTCCGATTCTGAAATCATTACCATCATGATCGGTTTTCATCTCGGTGCACACAAAACATTTAAGCATTACTACCAGGAAATAGTGTGTGGCTACTGGAAAAATTTGTTTCCAAAAGCCCTTTCCTACAATAGATTTATAGAACTTCAGCAAAGAAGTTTTGTGGTTTTTGCATTGTTTCTGAAAGAAAAATGTTTGGGTAAATGCACGGGAATAAGCTTTATGGACAGTACCACTTTGAAGGTTTGTAGAAACCAAAGGATACACAATCATAAAGTTTTCAAAGGTTTGGCAGAACGCGGAAAATCTTCAATGGGCTGGTTTTATGGGTTTAAACTGCATTTGGTTTGTAATGAAAAAGGAGAACTTCTATCTTTTTATTTAACGAAAGGAAATGTTGATGACCGAAATCCGAAACATATTAAAAAAATGACAGAGCAGCTTTTTGGAAAACTCTTTGCCGACAAAGGATATCTTTCCAAGGCTCTCTGGGAGATGCTTTTTGCTGATGGAATCCAGCTTTTCACAAAGCTTCGTAAGAATATGAAAAATCATATCATGAAAATGGAAGACAAGATTTTGCTTCGAAAAAGAGCCATCATTGAGACGATAAATGATGAATTAAAGAATCACTGCCAAGTGGAACACACCAGACATCGAAGCGTGAATAATTTTATGATGAATATTTTGGGAAGTCTTTCAGCATATTGCTTTTTCCCAAAAAAACCATCATTAAACTTGAAAAAAGTAAATGATGGTCAATTATTTTTAAGCTTTCTTTAA
- a CDS encoding DUF4349 domain-containing protein, translating into MKKFIVIAAVSSVFVMCKKGEATQSQLENAISTADSTAANVGEKINSINNEAEAVFDSASIKIKDFEETKSEAVQKMEATSKSVDSLSDKISSMKLESKSEKKDSLHKIVVNVPAPKVIKETKIIYKDKPKKVETISLNKMQKTGVLELNVNDAETAKETVKELVKKYDGFVKSENISLNNNDTKIAYLKVKVPIQKFDYLMDDLSFNIGNVENKGIDVSGQDFVNNTLCDMEITLYGTSETALAKNKPETFGGKSLAAVSSGWNVITSIFLFILPLWPLFVIAGIGYYFYKKRSNKPSENQ; encoded by the coding sequence ATGAAAAAGTTCATTGTAATAGCTGCAGTATCAAGCGTATTTGTAATGTGTAAAAAAGGAGAAGCAACACAATCTCAGCTGGAAAATGCAATCAGCACAGCAGATAGTACTGCTGCGAATGTTGGTGAGAAAATCAATTCTATTAATAATGAAGCAGAAGCCGTATTCGATTCTGCCAGTATTAAAATTAAAGATTTCGAAGAAACAAAAAGCGAGGCAGTTCAAAAGATGGAAGCTACCTCAAAAAGCGTCGATTCTTTATCCGACAAAATAAGCAGTATGAAGTTGGAATCAAAATCTGAAAAGAAAGATTCTCTTCATAAAATAGTGGTGAATGTTCCGGCTCCGAAAGTCATCAAAGAAACGAAAATCATTTATAAAGACAAGCCTAAAAAAGTAGAAACTATTTCTTTAAACAAAATGCAGAAAACAGGAGTTTTGGAACTTAATGTAAACGATGCAGAAACGGCTAAAGAAACGGTAAAAGAATTGGTGAAAAAATATGACGGATTTGTAAAAAGTGAAAATATATCTCTCAATAATAACGATACCAAAATTGCTTATCTGAAAGTAAAGGTTCCGATTCAGAAATTTGATTATCTGATGGATGATTTGAGTTTTAATATCGGAAATGTAGAAAATAAAGGAATCGATGTGAGCGGACAAGATTTCGTAAACAACACGCTTTGCGATATGGAAATCACCCTGTACGGAACTTCAGAAACCGCGCTTGCCAAAAACAAACCTGAAACATTTGGCGGAAAATCTCTTGCTGCAGTATCTTCCGGATGGAATGTAATCACTTCTATTTTTCTGTTTATTCTTCCGCTTTGGCCACTTTTTGTAATTGCCGGAATTGGTTACTATTTCTACAAAAAAAGAAGCAATAAACCATCTGAAAACCAATAA
- a CDS encoding reprolysin-like metallopeptidase, whose amino-acid sequence MKKHLLVMGLFLISNMFLAQTSRFWKEVSQKNNSEIFENKTNILHPRIYSLDFDKLKNVLSKAPKRFAVKGKSDIVISFPNSNGILESFKVRENSNFDPELAAKYPDIRSYVGVGLEDASSTVYFSISPLGLSSMEIYGNKSAVFIEPYTKDLSTYVVYKKSDKKESLDKFECTVLDVAQKGIDNSSLTARPNADDGKLRTFRLALSCTGEYTTYFGGTVAGALAAMNNTMTRVNGIFEKDFAARMVIIANTTSVIYTNAATDPYTGNLNLQLQQTLTANIGNDNYDIGHVFNAAGNNGNAGCIGCICVNPATNTTQAKGSGFTQSTAPVGDSFDIDYVAHEMGHQFGGNHTFSMSLEGTGVNMEPGSGSTIMGYAGITDQNVAMHSDPFFHAVSIQQITNNIKTKTCPVTTNTGNTIPTADAGLDYTIPKGTPFMLTGTGTDTDGDALTYIWEQMDNAVTGQTGANSAATATKASGPTFRSYTPQTVPIRYFPSLDRTLVGATTSSSPAGTASPIVVEALSNVARTYNFRFTTRDNRAGGSGNNSDDMVVTVNAAAGPFTVTSQNTAGVVWDEGQSYAITWNVAGTTAAPVSASNVTILLSKDGGLTWPTVLVASAPNNGTYNYTVPGGLGMINNTARIMVKGLNNIFFNVNLQNFTINSSAVIIPPDPETPGAPPSPIYQGLMIYPIPANDGNVYIKLDLPRLRPLAPYSFTYTVYAMDGKLVIPKRNRLFFGDHLEKVDLTNVPSGAYMIEVELEGEKIVKKLLMLNK is encoded by the coding sequence ATGAAAAAACATCTACTTGTGATGGGATTATTTCTTATTTCCAATATGTTTTTAGCACAAACAAGCCGATTTTGGAAGGAAGTGTCTCAAAAAAACAATTCGGAAATATTCGAAAATAAAACCAATATTCTTCACCCGAGAATCTATAGTCTTGATTTTGACAAATTAAAAAATGTTTTGTCTAAAGCACCTAAAAGATTTGCTGTTAAAGGAAAATCAGACATTGTCATATCTTTTCCAAATTCTAATGGGATACTCGAAAGTTTTAAAGTAAGAGAAAACTCAAACTTTGATCCTGAATTAGCTGCAAAATATCCTGATATTAGATCTTACGTGGGGGTTGGGCTTGAAGATGCCAGTTCTACTGTTTACTTCAGTATTTCACCATTGGGCTTATCTTCAATGGAAATATATGGCAATAAATCAGCTGTTTTTATAGAACCTTATACAAAAGATCTTTCAACGTATGTTGTCTATAAAAAATCAGACAAAAAAGAAAGTCTAGATAAGTTCGAATGTACCGTTCTGGATGTTGCCCAAAAAGGAATTGATAATTCTAGCCTTACGGCAAGACCAAACGCTGATGATGGAAAATTGAGAACTTTCAGACTGGCTTTATCTTGTACAGGGGAATATACTACCTATTTTGGAGGAACAGTAGCGGGAGCGTTAGCTGCAATGAACAATACAATGACACGTGTAAACGGGATTTTTGAAAAAGACTTTGCAGCAAGAATGGTAATTATTGCGAATACTACTTCTGTTATCTACACCAATGCAGCTACAGATCCTTATACAGGAAATTTGAATTTACAGTTGCAACAAACATTAACAGCTAATATTGGAAATGATAACTACGACATTGGCCATGTGTTTAATGCTGCTGGTAATAACGGGAATGCTGGCTGTATTGGTTGCATATGTGTAAATCCCGCTACCAATACTACACAAGCAAAAGGTTCTGGCTTTACTCAAAGCACAGCGCCGGTTGGAGATAGTTTCGATATTGATTATGTTGCGCACGAAATGGGACATCAGTTTGGCGGGAACCATACCTTTTCAATGAGTCTAGAAGGTACTGGCGTAAACATGGAACCTGGCTCAGGGTCTACAATTATGGGATATGCTGGTATTACAGATCAAAATGTAGCAATGCATTCAGATCCCTTTTTTCATGCTGTAAGCATTCAGCAGATTACAAATAATATTAAAACAAAAACTTGCCCGGTAACCACAAATACCGGAAATACAATTCCTACAGCTGATGCGGGATTAGATTATACTATTCCTAAAGGAACACCGTTTATGCTTACAGGAACGGGTACTGATACGGATGGAGATGCTTTAACTTACATCTGGGAACAAATGGATAATGCTGTTACTGGGCAAACAGGAGCGAATTCTGCAGCAACCGCAACGAAAGCATCGGGTCCTACTTTCAGATCATATACTCCACAAACAGTTCCGATCAGATATTTTCCATCATTAGATAGAACACTTGTAGGAGCAACTACATCTTCAAGTCCTGCCGGTACGGCTTCACCTATTGTTGTAGAAGCTTTATCTAATGTTGCAAGAACATATAATTTTAGATTTACCACTCGTGATAACAGAGCGGGAGGTTCTGGAAATAACTCTGATGATATGGTAGTAACAGTAAATGCTGCTGCTGGACCGTTTACAGTAACTTCACAAAATACAGCAGGAGTTGTTTGGGACGAAGGTCAATCATATGCAATTACTTGGAACGTTGCCGGCACTACTGCAGCTCCTGTAAGTGCATCAAACGTTACAATTCTTTTATCAAAAGATGGTGGGCTTACCTGGCCTACAGTTTTGGTAGCTAGTGCACCCAATAATGGTACCTATAATTATACAGTTCCTGGCGGGCTTGGAATGATTAATAATACCGCCAGAATTATGGTAAAAGGATTAAATAATATCTTTTTTAATGTCAATTTACAGAACTTTACCATTAATTCTTCTGCTGTTATAATACCACCTGATCCAGAAACTCCAGGAGCTCCTCCTTCTCCTATTTATCAGGGATTGATGATTTATCCTATTCCTGCAAACGATGGTAATGTTTATATTAAATTAGATTTACCTAGACTAAGACCTCTTGCTCCGTATTCATTTACGTATACAGTTTATGCAATGGATGGAAAGCTTGTTATTCCTAAAAGAAATCGACTTTTCTTTGGTGATCATCTTGAGAAAGTTGATTTAACAAATGTACCAAGCGGTGCTTATATGATTGAAGTTGAATTGGAAGGTGAAAAAATTGTAAAGAAGCTACTTATGCTGAATAAATAG